TGCAATTGATGGAACAGTATGAACGGTACAATGCCTCAATCATTGGTGTTCAAGCCGTGCCCGAGTCCGAAGTCGACCGATATGGTATCGTCGATGCTCGCATCATGGATGAGCGCTTTTATCGCGTTAATAATTTAGTAGAAAAACCGCGTCAAGAAGAGGCGCCTTCCAATCTTGCTATCTTAGGACGCTATATTCTAAGTCCGCGTATTTTCGATATCTTAGCGAGGCAAGAGCCCGGTAGCGGCGGGGAAATTCAATTAACTGACGCCATTGCGGGATTGAATCGGCATGAGGCGGTATATGCATATGATTTTGAAGGCGTTCGTCATGATGTTGGGGAGAAAATGGGCTTTATTAAAACGACGATCGAGTACGCGTTGCAACGAACGGAATTGCGCTCGGATTTGCTTGATTATTTAGCGGAGCTCACTGAGCGAGAACTAGCGCGTCTGTAAAGGGGGATAAAAAACATGTCTGTTAAGAATGCAATTGAAACAAGAAAGAATAGCCTTATCCAAAAGAATAAAGCCGAACAGCTCGGTATGTCAACCGATGTTATTTCCTATCTTGTTGGTCGGCTAGATATTAAACAGGTAGAATCAGCATTATTGCGAGTTGCTGCTTATTCGGCAATGGTAAATCGGGAAGTAACGATTGAGCTAGTTGAAGAAGCATTGCAGGATGAAGCTGTCATTTCGCTTAGCCGAAGTAAGCGAAAAGAACGTCGCAGAAATTGGTCCTCTAGTGGAATGGTCGCTATGTTAAGCGGGCTTTTATTATTAAACGGTTGTTCGTTTAATTCAGCCGTTGGATCGCCACTTGCAGAAAAGGCATCCGCTCAGTCGGATGAAGCGTCCGCGGACGCGGCTACCCAGTCGGATATTACACTTCCAGGAAAAGCGATCCCATTTGAAGAAGTCACTGTATCGCCGTCGATTGCTGGAAATGTGCAAGCATTGATGGTCGAAATGGGGGCCTATGTGACGAAGGACCAAACGTTGGCTCAAATAGATGAAAGTGACTTAGGACTGCAAATCAAACAAGCCGAGGCGCATGTGAAAACGGTAGAAGCGCAAGCGCAGGCGCAGTCGATTGAACAACAGATTCGTTTAAATGAAGTGAAAGCCTCGTTAGAGCAAGGCAATACAGCCGGTGGGAGTTCAGCGGGGACCACGCTCGTAACGGCGGAAGCTTCATTGGCGGAAGCGCTTGATGAATTAGAAAAGGCCGTTTTTGTATTCGAACATGGCGGTATTTCCGAGGAAGAGTTGCAACAGAAAAAGAATAAAGCGCAGCAGGTCGAACAGCAGATTCAAGCGCACAAAGAAAGCGCCGCTGCTCAAGCCGCTGAGTCCCAAAAGAAACAACAAGCAACAGCGGAAGTGGCTAAATTACAACAACAAGCGATTAATGTAAGCGCGAGACTAACCCAGATGGGTAGAGATCAAGCGTTGGCTGAT
This genomic window from Ammoniphilus oxalaticus contains:
- a CDS encoding efflux RND transporter periplasmic adaptor subunit, with the protein product MSVKNAIETRKNSLIQKNKAEQLGMSTDVISYLVGRLDIKQVESALLRVAAYSAMVNREVTIELVEEALQDEAVISLSRSKRKERRRNWSSSGMVAMLSGLLLLNGCSFNSAVGSPLAEKASAQSDEASADAATQSDITLPGKAIPFEEVTVSPSIAGNVQALMVEMGAYVTKDQTLAQIDESDLGLQIKQAEAHVKTVEAQAQAQSIEQQIRLNEVKASLEQGNTAGGSSAGTTLVTAEASLAEALDELEKAVFVFEHGGISEEELQQKKNKAQQVEQQIQAHKESAAAQAAESQKKQQATAEVAKLQQQAINVSARLTQMGRDQALADLELVRYQYNNLTVKAPIAGFITAKEVITGDSVSPSTPLFVITNLDKLYIQVDVPEAVINRVKVGQHAHAQIPSINKRVEGKVAYVAPMSNAESQSFPVRILVENAEHLIKGGMKARVRILFESEQPEPTEPEATKEASAQQEG
- the galU gene encoding UTP--glucose-1-phosphate uridylyltransferase GalU; translation: MKVKKAIIPAAGLGTRFLPATKAMPKEMLPIVDKPTIQYIIEEAVASGIEDIIIVTGKGKRAIEDHFDHSFELEQNLLEQGKLDLLHKVRHPSKLVDIHYIRQKEPKGLGHAIWRARKFIGNEPFAVLLGDDIVQADKPCLLQLMEQYERYNASIIGVQAVPESEVDRYGIVDARIMDERFYRVNNLVEKPRQEEAPSNLAILGRYILSPRIFDILARQEPGSGGEIQLTDAIAGLNRHEAVYAYDFEGVRHDVGEKMGFIKTTIEYALQRTELRSDLLDYLAELTERELARL